One region of Primulina tabacum isolate GXHZ01 chromosome 1, ASM2559414v2, whole genome shotgun sequence genomic DNA includes:
- the LOC142549338 gene encoding uncharacterized protein LOC142549338, which produces MGSFSVLGIGLSFVFGLVFVGLVAELYYLLCWKKRGANNSNREIEDFSFIFCWKRPNSFNSSNSSLELTNSVRNQQEQEQDLELGSDKDLGLKNYGEEGEATELMRVHNLCGPPRFLFTIKEENKEDLESEDGKSKGEKSSRKGSRTRSLSDLVFIDGTPFLTPLSSPTVKNLKSLDSYSNLGFNPLFESLTEAEINRLRSSPPPKFKFLKDAEDKFIKRLLMEESGKIETK; this is translated from the coding sequence ATGGGATCTTTTAGTGTTTTAGGCATTGGTTTGAGTTTTGTGTTTGGTTTAGTATTCGTTGGACTGGTGGCAGAGCTCTACTATTTACTGTGCTGGAAGAAGAGAGGGGCCAATAACAGCAACAGAGAAATCGAGgatttttcatttatcttcTGCTGGAAGAGGCCCAATTCATTTAACAGCAGTAACAGCAGTCTAGAACTAACAAATTCAGTGAGAAACCAACAAGAACAAGAGCAAGATTTGGAATTGGGGTCAGATAAAGATTTGGGCTTGAAAAACTATGGTGAAGAAGGTGAGGCGACCGAGTTAATGAGGGTGCACAATCTCTGTGGCCCTCCAAGATTTCTCTTCACAATTAAGGAGGAAAATAAGGAGGATTTGGAGTCAGAAGATGGGAAATCGAAAGGCGAAAAGAGTAGCAGAAAAGGGTCGAGAACAAGAAGTTTAAGTGACCTTGTTTTCATAGATGGCACCCCTTTTCTCACCCCTTTATCTTCACCAACTGTTAAGAATCTAAAATCCTTGGATTCTTACAGTAACCTCGGGTTCAATCCTCTTTTTGAATCCTTAACAGAAGCAGAAATAAACAGATTGAGGTCTTCTCCTCCTCCAAAGTTCAAGTTCTTGAAAGATGCCGAGGATAAATTCATAAAGAGGTTGTTGATGGAGGAATCCGGGAAAATTGAGACTAAATAA